One part of the Bacillus sp. FJAT-27916 genome encodes these proteins:
- a CDS encoding YlaH-like family protein, which produces MDITSNLPFFAELYRVGDPAYTKIGMWALYLTIVLLSGLVFKLGFARKLSWGKTIVVYGIMAFSCSFLTFLALFLPVTEVLAVAAVFLALYKYRLHKEMRREIEEEGRDAG; this is translated from the coding sequence GTGGATATTACAAGTAATTTGCCGTTCTTTGCCGAGTTATACAGGGTAGGTGACCCAGCGTATACGAAGATTGGAATGTGGGCGTTATACTTGACCATTGTTCTACTTAGCGGCTTAGTTTTTAAGCTTGGCTTTGCGAGAAAGCTATCATGGGGGAAAACAATCGTTGTCTATGGGATCATGGCTTTTTCTTGTTCTTTCCTTACCTTCCTTGCTTTGTTTCTGCCGGTTACAGAAGTATTGGCAGTGGCGGCAGTATTCCTAGCGCTTTATAAATACCGCCTTCATAAAGAAATGAGACGGGAGATTGAGGAAGAAGGAAGGGATGCTGGCTGA
- a CDS encoding PhoH family protein, translating to MSKIYVLDTNVLLQDPMSIYSFSDNEVVIPAVVLEELDSKKRNLDEVGKNARYVSRLIDQLRTTGKLHEKIPLHNGGKLKIELNHRSIQNVQDYFLEKSNDNRILAVAKNLSLEEESKADGKAVILVSKDILMRVKADVIGLIAEDFLSDRVVTVNQQYAGFKEAYVKREAINQFYSKGEIPLEDALIGETVYPNQFIIMKNHEVPSLSAIGIVRDGDRIVKSRYNHEQIWGVKPRNAQQHMAFELLLRKDIQLVTMTGKAGTGKTLLALAAALLQTEDLGEYNKLLVSRPIVPMGKDLGFLPGEKEEKLRPWMQPIYDNLEYLFNTKKPGELDSILAGIHSIEVEALTYIRGRSLPDSFIVMDEAQNLTKHEVKTIMTRVGERSKIILLGDPAQIDHPYLDEGNNGLTYVLEKFKGEPIAGHVNLVKGERSELAQLAADLL from the coding sequence TTGAGCAAAATCTATGTTCTGGATACGAATGTGCTGCTGCAAGATCCAATGTCAATTTATTCATTCTCTGATAATGAGGTGGTTATTCCGGCAGTTGTGTTAGAGGAATTGGATTCAAAGAAGCGAAATCTAGACGAAGTAGGAAAGAATGCACGCTATGTGTCAAGATTGATTGACCAGCTTCGAACGACCGGGAAATTGCATGAGAAAATCCCTTTGCATAATGGCGGGAAGCTGAAGATAGAACTGAATCATCGCTCGATCCAAAATGTTCAGGATTATTTCCTTGAGAAATCAAATGATAACCGTATATTGGCGGTTGCAAAAAATCTTTCTCTGGAAGAAGAGAGCAAAGCAGATGGAAAAGCCGTTATACTCGTTTCAAAGGATATATTAATGAGAGTGAAGGCAGATGTTATCGGCTTGATTGCGGAGGATTTCTTAAGTGACCGTGTTGTAACGGTTAATCAGCAGTATGCAGGCTTCAAAGAGGCTTATGTAAAACGGGAGGCAATCAATCAATTCTACTCTAAAGGGGAAATCCCTCTTGAGGATGCATTGATTGGTGAAACGGTATACCCAAATCAGTTTATCATCATGAAAAACCATGAGGTTCCCTCTTTGTCAGCCATTGGGATTGTACGAGACGGAGATAGAATAGTGAAGTCGAGATACAACCATGAGCAAATATGGGGAGTAAAACCACGCAATGCTCAACAGCATATGGCTTTTGAATTGCTTCTGAGAAAGGATATCCAGCTTGTAACAATGACTGGTAAGGCAGGTACAGGAAAGACCCTGTTAGCTCTAGCTGCAGCTCTTTTGCAAACCGAAGATCTAGGGGAGTACAATAAGCTTCTTGTATCAAGGCCAATCGTGCCAATGGGAAAGGATCTTGGGTTTCTGCCCGGAGAAAAGGAAGAGAAGCTGAGACCGTGGATGCAGCCTATCTATGATAATCTCGAGTACTTGTTCAATACAAAGAAACCAGGAGAACTAGATTCCATTCTAGCTGGTATCCATTCCATCGAAGTAGAGGCGCTGACTTATATACGAGGCAGGAGTCTGCCGGACAGCTTCATCGTCATGGATGAGGCTCAGAACCTGACGAAGCATGAGGTTAAAACCATCATGACGAGGGTAGGGGAGCGCAGCAAGATTATTCTTCTTGGCGACCCTGCACAAATCGACCACCCCTATTTAGATGAAGGGAATAATGGATTGACATATGTTCTTGAGAAGTTTAAAGGGGAGCCGATTGCAGGGCATGTCAACCTGGTAAAGGGAGAACGTTCTGAACTGGCCCAGCTGGCTGCAGATCTGCTGTAA
- a CDS encoding YlaN family protein: MTSDILVNHQEKAYALLKADADKIFKLIKVQMDNLTMPQCPLYEEVLDTQMFGLSREIDFAVRLGLIEEQDGKGLLEFLEKELSALHDASMRK; this comes from the coding sequence TTGACATCTGATATCCTTGTCAATCATCAAGAAAAGGCCTACGCATTACTCAAGGCCGATGCTGATAAAATATTTAAACTTATTAAGGTTCAAATGGATAACTTGACTATGCCTCAATGTCCTTTGTATGAAGAGGTTTTGGATACACAAATGTTTGGCTTATCCAGAGAAATTGACTTTGCTGTTAGATTAGGGTTAATAGAGGAACAAGACGGCAAAGGCTTGCTAGAGTTTCTGGAGAAGGAATTATCCGCTCTTCATGATGCTTCCATGAGAAAATAA
- a CDS encoding YlaI family protein — protein MRVKCVICDKIESIEDETLMAKRLRNRPIHTYMCNECSERITERTNDRKETGKFRLYRAAKNEDNW, from the coding sequence ATGAGAGTGAAATGTGTGATTTGCGATAAAATCGAATCCATCGAGGACGAAACATTGATGGCCAAAAGGCTTCGCAATCGTCCCATTCATACATATATGTGCAACGAATGCAGTGAACGTATAACAGAGCGTACGAACGATAGGAAGGAAACCGGGAAATTCCGCCTGTATCGTGCCGCAAAAAACGAGGATAATTGGTAA
- a CDS encoding FtsW/RodA/SpoVE family cell cycle protein, whose protein sequence is MLKRIVRSYDYTLIAVILVLSIFGLVMVYSSSMVTAVARWDLPSDFFYMKQIRHLVIGLILFTIMAIIPYPLYKSNKVLVPLVFGSIVGLFALQFFGHTAGNAESWFKLGALGSLQPSEFVKLGVIIYLSAVYSKKQKYINVFNKGVIPPLVYLLIVCGLIVLQPDIGTAMIIFMVACTIIICSGMNWKSFAKLLSILLGTILIAIPVIILNKDKIFTEKRLERFTGFLDPFSTEKYEGYQLVNSYVAIGNGGLTGVGFGQSTQKYGYLPEPHTDFIMAVISEELGLIGVAFVIICLATIVLKGIRTAIKSDDPFGSMLAAGISSMIGIQSMINLGGITGLIPITGVTLPFISYGGSSLIQLFLSVGILVNVSMKTRYDAFYKKGQAVPEQMDDKRMISSKL, encoded by the coding sequence ATGTTAAAACGAATAGTAAGATCGTATGATTATACGCTTATTGCTGTCATTCTCGTTTTGAGCATTTTTGGGCTTGTTATGGTATACAGCTCAAGTATGGTGACAGCTGTAGCTAGATGGGACTTGCCGAGCGATTTTTTCTATATGAAGCAAATTCGGCATTTAGTCATCGGCTTAATTCTCTTTACGATTATGGCAATCATTCCTTATCCGCTGTATAAATCAAATAAAGTATTGGTGCCTCTTGTGTTCGGCTCCATTGTTGGACTGTTTGCCTTGCAGTTCTTCGGTCATACAGCCGGGAATGCAGAAAGCTGGTTTAAGCTAGGAGCGCTTGGGAGCCTGCAGCCATCTGAGTTTGTTAAGCTTGGCGTGATTATTTACCTGTCTGCTGTCTATTCCAAAAAGCAGAAATACATAAACGTATTTAATAAAGGAGTCATTCCTCCGCTGGTTTATTTATTAATCGTCTGCGGGCTAATTGTTCTGCAGCCGGATATTGGGACGGCGATGATTATCTTTATGGTCGCTTGTACGATTATCATTTGTTCAGGAATGAATTGGAAGAGCTTTGCAAAGCTTCTTTCTATCCTTTTGGGAACGATTCTGATCGCGATACCAGTCATCATCTTGAATAAAGATAAGATCTTCACAGAGAAGCGTTTAGAAAGGTTCACGGGTTTCCTTGATCCTTTCTCTACGGAGAAATATGAAGGATACCAGTTGGTCAATTCATATGTGGCTATCGGTAACGGCGGTCTGACTGGCGTCGGCTTCGGACAAAGCACCCAGAAATACGGGTATTTGCCTGAGCCGCACACAGACTTTATTATGGCTGTTATTTCTGAAGAGCTTGGCTTGATTGGTGTGGCATTTGTCATTATCTGCCTTGCGACAATTGTGCTGAAGGGGATCCGTACAGCCATTAAGAGCGACGATCCTTTCGGAAGTATGCTGGCAGCAGGAATTTCCAGTATGATTGGCATTCAGTCTATGATTAACTTAGGGGGAATCACTGGTTTAATCCCGATTACAGGTGTTACTCTTCCGTTTATCAGTTATGGGGGCTCATCGCTTATTCAGTTATTCCTATCAGTTGGGATATTGGTAAATGTATCCATGAAGACGAGGTATGATGCTTTTTATAAGAAAGGACAAGCCGTCCCGGAACAAATGGATGATAAGCGGATGATAAGTAGTAAATTGTGA